One genomic region from Chloroflexota bacterium encodes:
- a CDS encoding DUF3592 domain-containing protein — protein MSDFGFLFSGATALITVGAFTCVLVPLIGFFAYIIWSRQRQVSASKSWPTTTGTVLSSSVELRRSRSGRSGYSLSHYPVVVYDYEVRGQRYQGNRIGFSEIGTGWAGPAQQKIAGYPVGGAVRVFYNPQNPAEAVLEQSAPGNPFLWIIVIVLAASLIGTVCFVVAMTAGIGVLLQMVDEFVRQLPNQ, from the coding sequence ATGAGTGATTTCGGATTTCTTTTCTCAGGCGCGACGGCGCTGATTACGGTTGGGGCTTTCACTTGCGTCCTCGTGCCGCTCATCGGCTTCTTCGCCTACATAATCTGGAGCCGACAGCGGCAGGTGAGCGCCAGCAAAAGCTGGCCGACGACGACCGGCACGGTCCTGTCGTCCAGTGTTGAACTGCGCCGAAGCCGGAGCGGACGGAGCGGTTATTCTCTCTCTCACTATCCGGTGGTGGTCTACGACTACGAAGTGAGAGGCCAGCGTTATCAGGGCAACCGGATTGGCTTCAGCGAGATCGGCACAGGCTGGGCCGGGCCGGCGCAACAAAAAATCGCCGGCTACCCGGTGGGCGGCGCGGTGCGTGTGTTTTACAATCCACAAAACCCGGCAGAGGCGGTGCTGGAACAAAGCGCGCCCGGCAATCCCTTCCTTTGGATTATCGTGATCGTCCTCGCCGCCTCGCTGATCGGGACGGTTTGCTTTGTCGTCGCCATGACCGCCGGGATCGGCGTCCTTTTGCAAATGGTGGATGAATTCGTCAGGCAATTGCCGAATCAATAG